One window of the Cryptomeria japonica chromosome 7, Sugi_1.0, whole genome shotgun sequence genome contains the following:
- the LOC131029649 gene encoding uncharacterized protein LOC131029649 has product MRSNLKQQVLQNLSEDEHYLKAKQALGVDPSDHRFDGYKVEPDGILRFQRRMYIPEGGDLRKLILHECLECQRLKVEHVHPAGLLYQHHIPEHKWQVINMDFIQGLPLSKNKHDTILVVVDKLSKVAHFVPEKA; this is encoded by the exons ATGAGGTCAAACTTGAAGCAACAGGTGTTGCAGAATCTTTCTGAAGATGAGCATTACCTAAAGGCTAAGCAAGCCTTGGGAGTAGATCCTTCAGATCACCGATTTGATGGATATAAGGTGGAACCTGATGGTATTTTGAGATTCCAAAGAAGGATGTATATTCCTGAAGGTGGAGACTTAAGAAAGTTGATATTGCATGAG tgtttggaatgtcagcgacTGAAAGTTGAGCATGTTCATCCAGCAGGACTTTTGTATCAACATCACATACCTGAGCATAAGTGGCAAGTAATCAATATGGATTTTATCCAGGGATTACCTTTGAGTAAGAACAAACATGATACCATCTTGGTAGTTGTCGATAAGTTGAGCAAAGTTGCACATTTTGTACCTGAAAAAGCTTAA